The Clostridia bacterium genome segment GACGAGTTCGATCCCTCGCTGGAAAGCGGCCAGCGCCGCCTCCAGCGTGAGCTCGCCGCTTTCGAGGCGGGTGACGACCCGCTCAAGCTCCGTCATCGCTTCCTCGAACGACGGTTCCTGCGCTTCGCGTTCCGGTTGGACGGACACGGCGCCCACCCTTTCCCCTACTCTTGGGCCGCGCCGGTGCGCGGCCGCGTTTCCCGCGCGGAGTCGGACAGTCCCGGCCCCGCGCCCCAGACCTCGCATTGCAACGCGCCTTCCGCCAGGATGACTTCGATGGCCTCGTGCAGTTCCACCTGCGCGGCGGATCGGATCACCGTGCCGTCCTGCTTTCGGGCGACGGCGTAGCCGCGCGCCAGCACGGCGAGGGGGCTGAGCGCCTGCAGCCGTCCGGCCGCGTGCTCCAGGCGGCGCCGGCGCGCGTCCACCGCGGCGCGGGTGTCGCGCACGAGCGCGGCGCGAAGCTCGTCGATCCGCTGGCGTCCGGTCAGGATCGGCCAGAGCGGCCGCCGGAGCGGCGTTCGGGCGCGGAGAAGCGCCAGCCGGCGCCGGTCCTCCTTCACCATGCGCCGCAGGCCCGAGGCGAGCCGCGCCGCGAGTCCTTTCAGCCGCCGCTCCAGCTCCGCGCGGTCCGGCACCACGATCTCGGCGGCGGCCGACGGCGTGGGCGCGCGCAGGTCGGCGACCAGGTCGGCGATGGTGAAATCCGTCTCGTGGCCGACCGCCGACACCACCGGCAGGCGGGAGGCGGCGATGGCCCGCGCCACGCGCTCGTCGTTGAACGCCCAGAGATCCTCAAGCGAGCCGCCGCCGCGGCCGACGATGATCACGTCCGCACGCAGCGCCGGATCGTTGGCCCGGCGCAACCCTTCGGCGATCTCGTCGGGCGCCGTCTCGCCCTGGACGGCGACCGGCACCACGACGATCTCGATGTTGGGAAAACGCCGCCGCGCGACGCGGATGATGTCCCTCACGGCCGCGCCGCTGGGGGAGGTGACGACGGCGACGCGGCGCGGAAGGCGCGGCAGCGGCCGCTTGCGCGCGGCGTCAAAAAGGCCTTCGGCGGCGAGCTTGGCCTTGAGCCGCTCGAGGGCGAGGTGAAGGCTGCCCGCGCCTGCGGCGATGAGCACGTCGACGTACAGCTGGTACTGGCCGCTCTTGCCGTAGACGCCGACGTAGCCGTGCGCCACCACCTCGACGCCGTCGCCGAGGTCCGGCGGCAGCGGGCCCCAGACCGCCGCCTGCTCGCGCGCGTGGCGCTCGAACATGACGGCCCGCAGGACGGCGGCGTCGTCCTTGAGCGAGAAGTACCGGTGGCCGGAGCTGTGGTGCTTGTAGTTCGACACCTCGCCGCGCACCCAGACGTCCTGCAGCTCTGGGGTGCCTTCGACGGCGTGCTTGATCGTCTGCGTCACCTGCGAGACGCTGAGCGCCTGCTCCGGCCCCGGCGCCAGCCCCGGCATCAGCGCGCCCATGACGCGTCCTCCGCTTCCACCGCGCGGCGCTCGGCCGCCTCCACGAGGTTCTGCATGAGCATGGCCACCGTCATGGGGCCGACGCCGCCCGGCACGGGCGACAGCGCCCCCGCCACCTCGGCGACATCCGGGTGCACGTCCCCGCACAACCCGTTCTCGGCCCGGTGGATGCCGACGTCGACCACGACGGCGCCCGGGCGGACCATGTCCGGACCGATCAGCGCCGGCCGCCCGGCGGCCACGACGAGGATGTCGGCGAGGCGCGTGAACCGCGACAGGTCGGCCGTGCGCGAGTGGCACACGGTGACCGTGGCGTGGTGCTGTTCGAGCAGCGCGGCCGTGGGCCGCCCCCCCCGGGGTGTGGGGCCGCCGCCCCCCCCGGGGCGGCCCGCCCGGAGGCTGGCATGGTACCTCAGAAGCTCCAGGATGCCGGCCGCCGTGCAGGGAACGAGGCCCGGCCGCCCGCGAAACAGCCGGCCGGCGTTGATCGGGTGGAAGCCGTCGACGTCCTTCGCGGGGTCGATGAGCTGCACGATCGCTTCGTAGTCGACATGCCGCGGGAGCGGCGACTGGACCAGAACGCCGTCGACCGATTCGTCCGCGGAAAGAAGGCGCACGGCCGCCGCGATGTCCGCCGCCGAGGCTTGGCCGTCCAAACGCCGCAGGCGCACCTCCACGCCCAGCCGGCTGGCCGCGCGCCGCTTCGCCCGGATGTAGGCGGCGGTCGCCTCGTCCTCGCCCACCCAGACGATGCCCAGCACGGGCGGGCGCAGCCCACGGCGGGCCCGCTCGCCCAGGCGCTCGCGCAAGCGCCTGTGCACACGCGCCGCCGCGGCACGGCCGTCGAGAAGCAACGCGCGCGTCAGGGCCTCCACCTCCGTTTCCGCGGCGACGTGCGCACGATCATTCACCGTTGGGGCTCAAGGGAGCGGAGCAGGTTGCCGAGGATCCCGTTCACGAAACGGCCGGAGTCCGCGCCGCCGTACGTCTTGGCCAGCTCCACGGCCTCGTCGATGACGACCGCGGCGGGCGTCTCCGGGCTGTGCAGCAGCTCCCACACGGCGACGCGCAGGATGTTGCGGTCGACGGCCGCCAGGCGCTCCAGGCGCCACTCGTACGCGCGGTCCGCGATGGCGCGGTCGATCTCCCTGCGGTGCTCGAGCACGCCGCTCACGATCTCCCCGGCCCGCTGCACCGTCTCCGCGTCCGCGGCATCCTCCTGGCCCAGGTACGACAGCACCGCACGGGGGTCGCCCTGGCCGACGTCCATCTGGTACAGTGCCTTCATCGCAAGTTCGCGCGCCTGATGACGGTTCACAGGACCCCTCCTCGGGCGGAACGGCTCGGCGCTTCCGGCGTCAGCGCCGGCCCGGCGGCAGGAGCCGGTCCAACACCTCGGCCAACGTGGCGTCCTCGTCGTCGAGATGCTTGCCGACCAGGTACCCCGCGATCACGCAAGCCCAGACGAACAGCGTCCACCACAAGCCTAGGATGATCGTCATCAGGCTGAATAACAGCCCGAAGAGCGCTCCGAGCGACTTTCCCCGATGATGCTGCCACAGCGACTGCCACCACGGTTCTTGCATCGTCTATTCCACGCGCGCGCGGCGCGATTCCGTCGTGATGTTCTCGACAAACGTCTCCACGTTGGCGACGCCCACCCCGACCACGCTGCGCACGTAACGCGCGATCTCCTCCTGCATGTGGTGGGTGAGATCGGGGATGTTGACGTCCGGCGACACCCAGACGCGCAGCCGCACGTCGAGGCCCTCCGTCCCGTCCCGCACCACGGGGCGCACGTCGCGCACGCCTTTGATGCCGCGCGCCACCCTGGCCACCAGGTTCTCGACGGCCTCCAGGCTGACGCGCACCTCGCCGAGCTCGGCCTCGTGCACGACGGCGCGGTGGCGGTTCGGACGGTTGAACGCGAAATACAGGAGGCGCATGCTCACGACGAAGAAGGCGAGACCCACGAGCCCCAGGGCGACGCGCCCCGATTGGGTCGCGACGGCGGCGGAGAGCAGCGTGAGGGGCTCGTCCCACCCAAGGGCGAGGAGGACGATGGCGAGCGACAAGAACGCGAGCGCGAACGTGTAGATCGTCAGGATGATCCGGTCGACCAGGCCCATGCAGCGACACCCCTATCGCACGCGGACTTCCTTGCCGTGATCGTCGTCGTCGAAGCTGACGCCTCGCACGTGCACGTTCACTTCCACGACGGTGAGCCCGGTCATCGATTCGACAGCCTGCTTCACGCGCTCCTGCGTCTCCTGCGCCACCGCAGGGATGCTGATGCCATATTTCACCACGAGGTACAGGTCGATGGCGACCTCCCGGGTGCCCAGCTCGACCTTGACGCCCTTGCCAAGGCTGCGCTTGCCCAGCATCTGCGACAGATCGCCGACCAGACCGCCGTGCAGCCCGGCGACGCCGTCCACCTCGCTGGCCGCGAGGCTGGCGATGGCCGCCACCACGTCCTCCGAGATCTTGAACCCGCCGAGGCTCTGCCGGTCTTCGTCCATTGCTGGTCTATTATATCGGACGTCGCCCGTCACGGCTTGGCCAGCACGTTGATGGCCTCTTCAGGCACGTCCGTGATGCGCGTCACCGCGTCCACGGCACGGGCCACGTCCTCCGCGCCGATGCTCGCCACCTTGAGCACGACCGTCGCCGTTCCGTTGGCGAGCAGGACCACGGCGTCCTTGTAGCCCTTCGCCCGCAGCACGGCTTCCACGGCGGCCTCCTGTTCAGCGACCTGGGCGAGGGCCATCAGCTTCTGCTCCGCCTCCTGGCGAGCGCTCACCGAGGATTGCGGGTCGTCGACGATCTTTTGGAGAAGGTCGCCCTCCTCGCTGCGGGCGCGCTCGCGCTCCAGGCGGGCCTCCACATAATAGTCGTCGCCGCTCGCGGGCGCGAGCGTCGCGACGCTCGACTCGCTCTCGCTGGGCGCCTGGATCAGCATCTCGCCCGGAACCGACGTGCCGGGTTCCGACGGCTGCATGACGGTGACATCGCCGGTCGCCGAGCCCAGCGTCTCCCGCTGGAACGCCTGCCACTTCGCCGAGGCGTACAGGAAGATCGCCGCGAGAATGAGGAGGAACAGGGCAAAACGCAACGGTTGCGGCCGCTTCACGATCATCTTTACTTCCCCTTTCCTGGAACCACCATGATCCGGTAAGCCGGGACGCCGAGCGCCACCTGGACCGCGTTCGCGACCAGCTCCCTCACCGCGGGGTTGCGCGCGCCTTCCGCGACGACGAGCACGCCCTTGATCTCCGGCATCGTCGCCTGCGCCAGCACGGGCTGGTTGCCGCCGCCCGCCTGCGCCATGACCACCGTGTCGCGCGACGACTCTTGCGTGGAGTGGCGCGTGCCCCCGCTGCTGTCCCGCTCTTCGGTGGTCTCCTGGCTCGTCTCCGTCTCGCGGGCGTACGAGAGGCGCTCGCTGCCCGCCAGCGTCACGATCACCGTCACCCGCCCGACGCCGTCGATCTGTTCAAGCGCCGCCCTCACCTTGGCCTCGAGCACCGCTTCGCCCTGACGCACGGGATCCTGCGCGGCCACGCCGGACCCGGAAGACGTCCCGTCCGCCGCGGGTGGCGCCGGCCGGCCGACCCCTGCCGGCGGGAGCCCTGCCGAGGCGGCGAGAGGGTCCGTGGACAGGCCGTTCGCGGGCGGCGTCAGCAGGCGGGCCGTGGTCATGAGCAGGAGGCCCAGCATGCCGAGCAGCAGCGCCACGGCGGCCCAGCGGGCCGCGGGGCCGCGCACGGGCGAGGCCGTGATCCAGGAACGCACGCTCCATCGCTCCATGTTCATCCCTCCTCGACTCTTCAATTCCCGGCCGCGGCAGGCCGGGACGACTCGCCCGTCGCGCCGGACCGCGCCGCCGGAACGACCGTGACGCGGATCGATCCCGCGGGCAGCCCCAGCTCGCGGGCGAGCAGCGACCGGACGCGCTCCGCGAGCGCCGCGCCCGCCGACGGTTCCGCCCGGACCGCGCCGTCTCCCCGGCGGCCCGCCCCCTCCGCGGACGCACCTTCGCCAGCGGCGGGCGGCACGCGCACCGGCTCGATCTCCACCGTCTGCACGGGCGACACGACGACGCCCCCTTCTCTCCCCGCCTCGCCGCCTTCGCGGCGGCCTCCCGCTGCCCCGGCGGCCTCGGCCCACACGCGCACGTCCACCCTCCCGACGCGGCCCCACGGGCCGCCGTCACCCGGACGCAGGGCGACCGTCGCCTCCGCCCGCGCCACGCCGTCGACGGCGGCGGCCAGCACGGACACGCGCTCCTCGAGCATGCGGACGAAGACCTGCTCGGTCAGGTCGCCCGCGCCGGTCCGCCCTGAAGGCGCCCCCGCGGCGGGCGTTCCCCACGCCGCCTGTGGGCCGCCCAGGTTGTCGTCGAGACCCTCGCGCAGCCCCCGCTCGGCGAGCGGCGCGAGCCGCAGGAGCGGCGCCAGGACGAGGGCCACGACGACGATGCCCACGGCCAGCCTCGCCGTCCGTTTCAACGCGGCGTCCGGGATGAAGAGGTCGGCGACGCCGGCGAGGATCAGCGCCAGCGACAGTTCCCGAACCCAGTCCGCGATCGAAGCCACCGGCCACCCCCCTTCCCGTCACCGCAGCATGGCCGCCGCGGTGCCGGCGGCGATCATGGCGGTGATCGCGATGAAGAACATCAGCGCCACCGCCCCCAGGACCAGGGCGAGCGTCGTCAGGGCGTCGCCCATCGCCGACAGGGCGGTCACGACCGGCCCTCCGCCCAGGGGCTGGATCAGCGCGGCGCCGAGCCGGTACGCGAGAACCAGCGACACGAGCTTCAACAGGGGAAAGGCCACGCCCATGAGCACCATCAGAAGCGCCAGGAGCCCGGCGCCGGAGCGGAGGAGCAGCGAGGCGCTCGCGACGACGTCCGCCGCGTCGGCGAAGATCTTGCCCAGCACCGGCACGAACGTCGAGGCCAGGAACTTGGCCGTCCTCAATCCCACCCCGTCCGTGACGGCGCCCGCGATCCCCTGCACCGTCACCAGCCCCACGAACGCGGTGAGCGCCACGGCCAGCACCCCCAAGGCGGCGGTGCGGAACAGCCGGGCCAGCCCGGCCACGGTGAACGGCGCCGCGAAGATCGAGGCGAGGTCCAGCACCGCTCCGAAAAAGAGCAACGGGAACGCCACGCCAGAGGCGAGCGAGGCGACGCCGTCGACGAAGAAGAGCAGCAGCGGGTGGAAGAGGCCGGCCGAAGCCCACGCGCCCGACGCGGCGAGCAGGGAGACGAGGAGCGGCAGCGCCGCCAGCATGATGTCGTGCAGCTCCGCGACGGCCCCGCGCGCGACCTGGACGGCGTTGAAGAACCCCCCGAGGGCCATGCCGGACAGGGCCAGAAACACAATCGCCTCGGCGACGCGCGCGACCGTGGAATCGGGCGACCCGAGGCGCAGCTGCGCCAGGAGAGCGGCGAGGACGGCCAGCACGACGAGCTTGCCCATCAGGTCGAAGTTGCGCACCACTTCGCCGGCGAAGAAGCGGCCGAAGCCGGCGAGCCACGCGCGGCCGTCCACGCGCCAGCCCTCGCCCCGCACGTACCGCCGCACGTCCTCCCAGGTGGGCGCCGGGACAAGGGGGGCGAGTTCCCGGTCGAGGCGTTCCAATACCCGCCTCAGTTCCTGCGTGTCCTGCGCGTCCAGCTGCCGCTCG includes the following:
- a CDS encoding DUF2273 domain-containing protein, whose protein sequence is MQEPWWQSLWQHHRGKSLGALFGLLFSLMTIILGLWWTLFVWACVIAGYLVGKHLDDEDATLAEVLDRLLPPGRR
- the spoIIIAE gene encoding stage III sporulation protein AE, with translation GGWRFVAGGVIAAVIVAWASAVGAAPGGSAPSELAPFVDSPQAPEASELDPRVWAERQLDAQDTQELRRVLERLDRELAPLVPAPTWEDVRRYVRGEGWRVDGRAWLAGFGRFFAGEVVRNFDLMGKLVVLAVLAALLAQLRLGSPDSTVARVAEAIVFLALSGMALGGFFNAVQVARGAVAELHDIMLAALPLLVSLLAASGAWASAGLFHPLLLFFVDGVASLASGVAFPLLFFGAVLDLASIFAAPFTVAGLARLFRTAALGVLAVALTAFVGLVTVQGIAGAVTDGVGLRTAKFLASTFVPVLGKIFADAADVVASASLLLRSGAGLLALLMVLMGVAFPLLKLVSLVLAYRLGAALIQPLGGGPVVTALSAMGDALTTLALVLGAVALMFFIAITAMIAAGTAAAMLR
- a CDS encoding bifunctional 5,10-methylenetetrahydrofolate dehydrogenase/5,10-methenyltetrahydrofolate cyclohydrolase encodes the protein MTRALLLDGRAAAARVHRRLRERLGERARRGLRPPVLGIVWVGEDEATAAYIRAKRRAASRLGVEVRLRRLDGQASAADIAAAVRLLSADESVDGVLVQSPLPRHVDYEAIVQLIDPAKDVDGFHPINAGRLFRGRPGLVPCTAAGILELLRYHASLRAGRPGGGGGPTPRGGRPTAALLEQHHATVTVCHSRTADLSRFTRLADILVVAAGRPALIGPDMVRPGAVVVDVGIHRAENGLCGDVHPDVAEVAGALSPVPGGVGPMTVAMLMQNLVEAAERRAVEAEDASWAR
- the xseA gene encoding exodeoxyribonuclease VII large subunit — protein: MPGLAPGPEQALSVSQVTQTIKHAVEGTPELQDVWVRGEVSNYKHHSSGHRYFSLKDDAAVLRAVMFERHAREQAAVWGPLPPDLGDGVEVVAHGYVGVYGKSGQYQLYVDVLIAAGAGSLHLALERLKAKLAAEGLFDAARKRPLPRLPRRVAVVTSPSGAAVRDIIRVARRRFPNIEIVVVPVAVQGETAPDEIAEGLRRANDPALRADVIIVGRGGGSLEDLWAFNDERVARAIAASRLPVVSAVGHETDFTIADLVADLRAPTPSAAAEIVVPDRAELERRLKGLAARLASGLRRMVKEDRRRLALLRARTPLRRPLWPILTGRQRIDELRAALVRDTRAAVDARRRRLEHAAGRLQALSPLAVLARGYAVARKQDGTVIRSAAQVELHEAIEVILAEGALQCEVWGAGPGLSDSARETRPRTGAAQE
- the amaP gene encoding alkaline shock response membrane anchor protein AmaP yields the protein MGLVDRIILTIYTFALAFLSLAIVLLALGWDEPLTLLSAAVATQSGRVALGLVGLAFFVVSMRLLYFAFNRPNRHRAVVHEAELGEVRVSLEAVENLVARVARGIKGVRDVRPVVRDGTEGLDVRLRVWVSPDVNIPDLTHHMQEEIARYVRSVVGVGVANVETFVENITTESRRARVE
- a CDS encoding stage III sporulation protein AF, translating into MASIADWVRELSLALILAGVADLFIPDAALKRTARLAVGIVVVALVLAPLLRLAPLAERGLREGLDDNLGGPQAAWGTPAAGAPSGRTGAGDLTEQVFVRMLEERVSVLAAAVDGVARAEATVALRPGDGGPWGRVGRVDVRVWAEAAGAAGGRREGGEAGREGGVVVSPVQTVEIEPVRVPPAAGEGASAEGAGRRGDGAVRAEPSAGAALAERVRSLLARELGLPAGSIRVTVVPAARSGATGESSRPAAAGN
- a CDS encoding Asp23/Gls24 family envelope stress response protein → MDEDRQSLGGFKISEDVVAAIASLAASEVDGVAGLHGGLVGDLSQMLGKRSLGKGVKVELGTREVAIDLYLVVKYGISIPAVAQETQERVKQAVESMTGLTVVEVNVHVRGVSFDDDDHGKEVRVR
- the xseB gene encoding exodeoxyribonuclease VII small subunit, giving the protein MRGLGRGAGTVRLRAGNAAAHRRGPRVGERVGAVSVQPEREAQEPSFEEAMTELERVVTRLESGELTLEAALAAFQRGIELVRYCTQKLDEAERKVELLVASAGGEPQTQPFATEEDASA
- the spoIIIAG gene encoding stage III sporulation protein AG, whose protein sequence is MERWSVRSWITASPVRGPAARWAAVALLLGMLGLLLMTTARLLTPPANGLSTDPLAASAGLPPAGVGRPAPPAADGTSSGSGVAAQDPVRQGEAVLEAKVRAALEQIDGVGRVTVIVTLAGSERLSYARETETSQETTEERDSSGGTRHSTQESSRDTVVMAQAGGGNQPVLAQATMPEIKGVLVVAEGARNPAVRELVANAVQVALGVPAYRIMVVPGKGK
- a CDS encoding SpoIIIAH-like family protein; its protein translation is MIVKRPQPLRFALFLLILAAIFLYASAKWQAFQRETLGSATGDVTVMQPSEPGTSVPGEMLIQAPSESESSVATLAPASGDDYYVEARLERERARSEEGDLLQKIVDDPQSSVSARQEAEQKLMALAQVAEQEAAVEAVLRAKGYKDAVVLLANGTATVVLKVASIGAEDVARAVDAVTRITDVPEEAINVLAKP
- the nusB gene encoding transcription antitermination factor NusB, whose translation is MNRHQARELAMKALYQMDVGQGDPRAVLSYLGQEDAADAETVQRAGEIVSGVLEHRREIDRAIADRAYEWRLERLAAVDRNILRVAVWELLHSPETPAAVVIDEAVELAKTYGGADSGRFVNGILGNLLRSLEPQR